One part of the Oncorhynchus clarkii lewisi isolate Uvic-CL-2024 chromosome 7, UVic_Ocla_1.0, whole genome shotgun sequence genome encodes these proteins:
- the LOC139413081 gene encoding eIF5-mimic protein 2-A, with amino-acid sequence MNNQKQQKPTLTGQRFKTRKRDEKERFDPTQFQESIVQGLNQTGSDLEAVAKFLDASGAKLDYRRYAETLFDILVAGGMLAPGGSISDDLTRTEFCLFTAQEDLETMQAYAQVFNKLIRRYKYLEKGFEEEIKKLLLFLKGFTESERNKLAMLTGILLANGNISAAVIGSLFNENVVKEGVSAAFAVKLFKSWIYERDINAVAVALRKVGMDNRLMELFPANKRSCEHFSKYFTDAGLKELSDFARNQEAIGSRKELQKELQEMMARGDNFKDIIAYVREEMKKTSISEQLMIGIVWSSVMSCVEWNKKEELVCEQSIKHLKQYSPLLKAFTSQGASEIILLVKIQEYCYDNIHFMKAFQKIVVLLYKADVLSEEAILKWYTEAHVAKGKSVFLEQMKKFVEWLKHAEEESESEEEEEN; translated from the exons ATGAATAATCAAAAGCAGCAAAAGCCAACGCTAACCGGCCAGCGTTTCAAAACGAGGAAAAGAG ATGAAAAGGAGAGATTTGACCCTACTCAGTTTCAAGAAAGTATCGTACAAGGCTTGAATCAAACTGGCTCTGATTTGGAAGCTGTTGCAAAATTCCTTGATGCCTCTGGCGCCAAGCTTGACTACCGCCGGTATGCAGAGACACTCTTTGACATCCTGGTGGCTGGCGGAATGCTTG CCCCAGGAGGTAGTATATCGGACGACCTGACCCGCACAGAGTTCTGCCTCTTCACGGCACAAGAGGACCTTGAGACAATGCAAGCATATGCTCAG GTTTTTAACAAGCTGATCCGGCGTTACAAGTACCTGGAGAAAGGGTTTGAGGAGGAGATCAAGAAG TTGCTGCTGTTTTTAAAAGGGTTCACCGAATCCGAACGCAACAAGCTGGCCATGCTCACTGGCATTCTGTTGGCCAATGGAAACATATCAGCCGCTGTCATTGGAAGTCTCTTCAACGAGAACGTGGTCAAAGAGG GAGTATCTGCAGCCTTTGCTGTGAAACTGTTCAAGTCCTGGATCTATGAAAGGGATATCAACGCTGTTGCTGTCGCTCTCCGCAAAGTCGGCATGGACAACAGGCTGATG GAACTCTTTCCCGCCAACAAGCGGAGCTGTGAGCATTTTTCTAAGTACTTCACTGACGCGGGACTGAAGGAGCTGTCGGACTTTGCCAGGAACCAGGAGGCCATCGGGTCCCGTAAGGAGCTGCAGAAAGAGCTCCAGGAGATGATGGCCCGCGGGGACAACTTCAAAGAT ATAATTGCCTATGTCAGGGAGGAGATGAAGAAGACCAGCATCTCTGAACAACTGATGATCGGCATCGTGTGGTCCAGTGTCATGAGCTGTGTGGAATGGAACAAGAAGGAAGAGCTGGTCTGCGAACAATCTATCAAACACTTGAAG CAATACAGTCCTCTCCTGAAGGCATTTACCTCCCAGGGAGCCTCTGAGATCATTCTGCTGGTGAAGATCCAGGAGTACTGCTATGACAACATCCACTTCATGAAGGCCTTCCAGAAGATTGTGGTGCTCCTCTACAAAG CGGATGTTTTGAGTGAAGAGGCCATTCTTAAGTGGTACACAGAGGCCCACGTTGCTAAAGGAAAGAGTGTTTTCCTCGAGCAGATGAAGAAATTTGTTGAGTGGCTGAAGCATGCAGAGGAag AGTCTGAGtccgaggaggaggaagagaactGA
- the LOC139413082 gene encoding transcription factor 15-like: protein MKSTGSEQSATPDGFPSDLDELDSGSEESSDNKSTGGGCSPQGGCREGARQRERGCSRRLPGVSKQRQAANARERDRTHSVNTAFTALRTLIPTEPADRKLSKIETLRLASSYISHLANVLLLGDECLDGQPCLRYHSILQSSTNINSSSPPLRPICTFCLSNQRKTLRDGEKHTAI, encoded by the exons ATGAAGTCCACAGGGAGCGAACAGAGTGCCACGCCGGACGGTTTCCCCTCCGACCTGGACGAGCTGGATAGTGGAAGCGAGGAGAGCTCCGACAACAAGTCGACGGGCGGCGGCTGTAGCCCCCAGGGAGGGTGCCGGGAGGGagccaggcagagggagagggggtgcaGCAGGCGTCTGCCGGGCGTTAGCAAACAGAGACAGGCAGCCAACGCGCGGGAACGGGACAGAACCCACAGCGTGAACACGGCCTTCACCGCGCTGCGCACCCTCATCCCCACAGAACCGGCCGACAGGAAACTGTCCAAGATCGAGACGCTGCGCCTGGCGTCCAGCTACATCTCCCACCTTGCCAACGTGCTGCTGCTGGGGGACGAGTGTTTGGACGGACAGCCCTGTCTCAGGTACCACAGCATCCTGCAGAGCAGCACCAACATCAACAGCAGCAGCCCCCCGCTCAGGCCCATATGCACTTTCTGTCTCAGTAACCAGAGGAAAACG ctcagagatggagaaaagcacACAGCCATCTGA